One genomic segment of Paenibacillus durus includes these proteins:
- a CDS encoding organic hydroperoxide resistance protein: MKALYTATATVRGGREGSFESSDGALKHNLSMPKELGGSGGTGTNPEQLFAAGYGACYESALAFIARKEGVKLQDVEVTSNVSIGKDESDGGFKLSVRLDVKMSDVDHDQAEDLAKKAHDFCPYSKATRGNIEVELNVLEMSRQ; the protein is encoded by the coding sequence ATGAAAGCATTGTATACGGCTACCGCAACGGTTCGCGGCGGACGTGAAGGCTCATTTGAATCCTCCGACGGCGCTTTGAAGCATAATCTGAGCATGCCCAAAGAGCTGGGTGGTTCGGGAGGAACGGGCACGAATCCTGAGCAGCTGTTTGCTGCGGGATACGGCGCCTGCTATGAAAGCGCGCTGGCCTTTATTGCCCGTAAGGAAGGCGTCAAGCTTCAGGATGTGGAGGTTACGTCGAACGTATCCATCGGCAAAGATGAGAGCGACGGAGGATTCAAGCTGTCCGTACGGCTTGATGTAAAAATGTCGGATGTTGACCATGACCAAGCGGAGGATTTGGCGAAGAAAGCCCATGATTTCTGTCCATACTCCAAAGCGACGAGGGGAAATATCGAGGTGGAGCTTAATGTACTGGAAATGAGCCGGCAGTAA
- a CDS encoding ABC transporter substrate-binding protein — protein sequence MQKRFNEKSLVAFILSAALVLVLAGCGSNNTNGNNGDTGTAASPAASPQAASSQTADTGKTITDTDGRQVTIPSQINTIADAWPAHNEVVTILGAGGKIVSTISTPKSVPWLYKVNPQMKNAVTAFTKSEAQMEEVLKNKPDIAFASTGSPLIQPLENAGIPTVTLNFTNFDEMKECFRLTGDILGEDARTRADSFISYLDGKLEQITAVTSKIPESDKPKVLHIQSLSPLQVDGKDTMIQNWIEVAGGVNAAQEISGNMKPVSLEQIVAWNPDYIMIGSGLTDTDHIMDDPAWKTLNAVKNGHVYNNPSGAFLWDRYGAEAALQIQWAAKTLHPDLFPDLNIVQETVSFYKQFLNYDLTNDEAQLIIDSKPPVE from the coding sequence ATGCAAAAAAGATTCAATGAAAAAAGCTTAGTAGCGTTCATACTATCGGCTGCACTAGTCCTGGTTCTGGCGGGATGCGGAAGCAATAATACAAATGGAAATAACGGTGACACCGGAACCGCGGCATCGCCGGCAGCCTCACCTCAGGCGGCCTCCTCGCAGACAGCCGATACAGGCAAGACCATTACGGACACCGACGGACGTCAGGTAACAATTCCCTCGCAAATCAATACAATTGCTGACGCCTGGCCTGCTCATAATGAAGTCGTGACGATCCTTGGAGCCGGCGGCAAAATCGTGTCCACCATTTCTACGCCCAAGTCGGTCCCTTGGCTGTACAAAGTAAATCCGCAGATGAAAAATGCCGTGACCGCCTTCACCAAATCAGAAGCTCAAATGGAAGAGGTGCTGAAGAACAAGCCTGACATAGCCTTTGCGTCAACCGGTTCTCCGCTGATTCAGCCTCTGGAGAATGCCGGAATTCCCACAGTGACGCTGAACTTTACGAATTTCGACGAGATGAAAGAATGCTTCCGGCTGACGGGAGACATTCTTGGGGAAGATGCGCGTACCCGGGCCGATTCCTTTATCAGCTATCTGGATGGCAAGCTCGAACAGATAACGGCTGTAACTTCCAAAATTCCCGAGTCGGATAAGCCTAAGGTGCTGCATATACAGTCCCTGTCGCCGCTTCAGGTTGACGGTAAGGACACGATGATCCAGAACTGGATTGAAGTAGCTGGCGGCGTCAATGCCGCTCAAGAGATTAGCGGCAACATGAAGCCGGTAAGTCTGGAGCAGATTGTTGCCTGGAATCCGGATTATATCATGATCGGCAGCGGCCTGACGGATACCGACCACATCATGGACGATCCTGCATGGAAGACACTGAATGCCGTTAAGAACGGCCATGTCTATAACAACCCGAGCGGCGCTTTCCTCTGGGACCGTTACGGCGCAGAAGCTGCGCTGCAAATCCAATGGGCGGCCAAAACGCTGCATCCTGATCTGTTTCCTGACCTGAACATCGTCCAAGAAACCGTAAGTTTCTATAAGCAGTTCCTGAATTACGACCTCACTAATGACGAAGCGCAGCTGATTATTGACAGCAAACCGCCGGTAGAGTAA